Proteins encoded by one window of Vidua chalybeata isolate OUT-0048 chromosome 10, bVidCha1 merged haplotype, whole genome shotgun sequence:
- the STRIT1 gene encoding sarcoplasmic/endoplasmic reticulum calcium ATPase regulator DWORF, whose amino-acid sequence MAEPARAPLSRLLVPVLLALGWILGCALVVYIVFS is encoded by the exons ATGGCAGAACCAG CCCGGGCCCCGCTGTCCCGCCTGCTTGTCCccgtgctgctggcactgggctggATCCTGGGCTGTGCCCTCGTGGTGTACATTGTCTTCTCCTGA
- the LOC128793062 gene encoding 1-phosphatidylinositol 4,5-bisphosphate phosphodiesterase eta-1-like, which yields MPLICFSFNLANSDDNTNEKETSLKELGFPRLEQKSNALNVAFQFKKENDQRDSTADCLVPPPQEQPEHLVFANGVARPNHLVDYQENNLSDGTVPLMHDSDSELPTEKLHHKNCADGKKEDDAKGSKEGKISLMGTSLSQNAEVENHKCDMKKSTAAPLSLSSAVCSEGPDCHSTVALQDSDISHLIDEVSLSTESELDSAVSTLIGQLDGTDDQTPVPPVSRPQGSSSQTPRVGAAVPHVFAADLSSPCRHNFTPTKSNKSSLFSTPDTATFSSLEDAEYSTYTIIHKASPASECKSHGALVCKKRLNHLESNLPGSCSSSLSLLNANPQRNCATKSGPSWEAPESASSFGSNSRIFEEALGPPVPGEHSDSSSLLEVDGDCQDLLVTACEYRREDMSQLASPVSLRQKQDPGHGGDRTSGSGSTAAPCAAAWLCSETFGAAGSQLAFPACESAGVLWQQPSEKHKAAARAAQAGSACPLLPGALPFPPHPAIQHSSPCKSKSLGDLTSEDISCNFESKYQYISRSFISSGLRDRKVAAMQGVRPHSTDALTEQLRRLLSPEQEDGREPLCPRQPDEDCPRALVRKLSSRSQSRVRNIASRARERQEAAGKHRPCGAAPAVVLRSKAAGPPPAANRHSTGSYIGRYLHGCPAERRGVPEGACSALQHGCGELPLPPGAQEQPEIYFLLRL from the coding sequence ATGCCACTAATAtgtttctcatttaatttaGCCAACAGCGATGACAATACAAATGAGAAGGAAACAAGCTTGAAAGAACTGGGTTTTCCACGTTTGGAGCAAAAGTCAAATGCTTTAAATGTAGCATTTCAGTTCAAGAAGGAGAATGACCAGCGGGATTCTACAGCTGACTGTTTAGTACCACCTCCACAGGAGCAACCTGAACATTTGGTTTTTGCAAATGGTGTAGCTCGACCAAATCACCTTGTGGATTACCAGGAGAATAATCTTTCTGATGGAACTGTCCCCCTAATGCATGACTCTGACTCTGAACTTCCCACAGAAAAATTACACCACAAAAACTGTGCAGATGGCAAAAAGGAAGATGACGCAAAAGGATCTAAGGAAGGGAAGATCAGTCTCATGGGGACTTCTCTTTCTCAGAACGCAGAGGTGGAGAATCACAAATGTGACATGAAGAAAAGCACTGCAGCacctctttccctttcttctgccGTGTGCTCTGAGGGCCCTGACTGTCACTCCACGGTGGCCCTGCAGGACAGTGACATTTCTCACCTCATTGATGAAGTCTCTCTCTCGACTGAGAGCGAGCTGGACAGCGCCGTGTCCACTCTCATCGGGCAGCTCGATGGCACAGATGACCAAACTCCCGTTCCCCCTGTCTCCCGCccccaaggcagcagcagccagacccCCAGGGTGGGGGCTGCAGTTCCACACGTGTTTGCTGCAGACCTGAGCAGCCCCTGTAGGCACAACTTCACTCCCACAAAATCCAACAAATCCTCTTTATTCTCCACTCCGGACACAGCCACGTTCTCCAGCCTGGAGGATGCAGAGTATTCCACATACACAATTATCCACAAGGCATCTCCAGCATCTGAATGTAAGAGCCACGGGGCATTAGTTTGCAAGAAAAGATTAAATCATCTAGAAAGTAACTTGCCTGGCTCTTGTTCTTCATCCCTCTCTTTGCTAAATGCAAATCCCCAAAGGAATTGTGCTACAAAATCTGGACCAAGCTGGGAAGCCCCCGAGTCTGCCAGTTCTTTTGGTTCCAACAGCCGCATCTTTGAGGAGGCGCTGGGAccccctgtccctggggagcactcggacagcagcagcctgctggaGGTGGACGGGGACTGCCAGGACCTCCTGGTAACCGCCTGTGAGTACAGACGGGAGGACATGAGCCAGCTGGCTTCTCCTGTGAGCCTGAGGCAGAAGCAGGACCCCGGGCACGGTGGTGACAGGACCTCTGGGAGCGGCTCCACCGCCGCGCCCTGTGCCGCCGCCTGGCTCTGCTCCGAGACCTTCGGGGCTGCGGGGAGCCAGCTCGCTTTCCCCGCCTGCGAGAGCGCCGGGGTTTTGTGGCAGCAGCCCTCGGAGAAGCACAAGGCTGCAGCGCGTGCCGCCCAGGCCGGCTCAGCCTGCCCCCTGCTCCCGGGGGCTCTGCCGTTCCCCCCGCACCCGGccatccagcacagcagcccctgcaaGTCCAAGAGTCTGGGAGACCTGACCTCGGAGGACATTTCCTGCAACTTTGAGAGTAAGTACCAGTACATCAGCAGGAGCTTCATCTCCTCGGGCCTGAGGGACAGGAAGGTGGCTGCCATGCAGGGCGTGAGGCCGCACTCCACGGACGCGCTGACGGAGCAGCTGCGGAGGCTGCTGTCCCCGGAGCAGGAGGACGGCCGGGAGcccctgtgccccaggcagCCGGACGAGGACTGCCCGCGGGCCCTGGTGAGGAAGCTGTCGTCCCGCAGCCAGAGCCGGGTGCGGAACATCGCCAGCCGCGCCCGGGAGCGGCAGGAGGCGGCGGGCAAGCACAGGCCGTgcggcgccgcgcccgccgTGGTGCTGCGGAGCAaggccgcggggccgccgcccgccgccaaCCGGCACTCCACCGGCTCCTACATCGGCCGCTACCTGCACGGCTGCCCCGCGGAGCGCCGCGGCGTGCCCGAGGGAGCCTGCTCCGCCCTGCAGCACGGCTGCGGCGAGCTGCCGCTGCCGCCCGGCGCCCAGGAGCAGCCCGAGATCTATTTCCTGCTCAGGCTGTAG